The nucleotide window aactattaaaaataaagcccCACTTATGGAATATCAATAAAAAGCGAAATACACCAAATAGTAAAAAACAATATTAGTTATTGTCTTATTGTTTTGCTGTGTGCCTGTAATCAATCAAGCAAAACCTTACAGACAATTTATCATATTACACAAACTATGCATTATTTTGGCACTGTTGCAGATAATGCTAATTAATGTGTAACACTGACACTTCATTGCCTATTCAAAATAATCCATTAAACAAGAAGCGATTTGATGAGCGTGCGCTGATATTTTCAGTTCCATTCATTTGCGCGTTGTTTCAAGAACACGCCCACAACAAGGgaactaatgaatattcatgtaaCTCCACCCACGATAACAGTTTTCACAGGAAACAAATATTACACAACACTGCACGCGTACTGCGCTAAAGTTGGTTTTATATTCGCACATTCGGACTTCTGTGTTCAATAACTATTTAATCACATGTGCAATAAAGTAGATTTTTGCAAATGATATTCAGCAACATTATTGTCAACCGACTACATTTTTGACAATTGATAAAAATGGCCAAGTATTAATGTCCACTAAATGTGTAATGTAGTGTGGAAAACAAGATGGGGATcgtctaaaaagtttttttttttccattgtgtaCAAACAGACAATTACATTTTAGCCAACGACAGATGTTGTCACTGATTGTGGTGTATATGACAGATGTACCAGCAAATAACACCCACATTATATCTTCTAAAGCTGTAGATTAACATATATCCTACATGAACTTAAATTTGGTATTTTAGTGGAAAATCATGTGTAATCTCCTGCACTTCATTTTACAttcgtttatatttatttatttgtctcaaAATGAACAAGAACTGTGTTGGTTTTAACAATGACATATGATTGATTTCAATAGGTTTTGAAAGCATAGCTCATCtgctccaaagcagacaaaaaaatCTCTTGCTGTTTTATTCACCTCGGTTTTTCTGGTTTTAAGTGTGATAATAACTTAACAGTGTTTTCCAAGTGTCGGATGAAAAGAAAATGGCTAAACATTTATGTGTTCCTGTTCTATGTCTTAGTTTAATAGCTAAGTTATTAAACTTTCACAATAATTCAGGTGGATCGAATTATGTTTACAGTCCCGAAGAACTATCACTGTCCATGGTACTGAATCCGTCAGATTACTGACAAGTACTCAGAAAGCATGACAGCAAACCTAatgtttattttgggtgaacagtTCTTCTTTTCAAGATGGTTGCTTAATCATTTGCACCTCacatatcaagtcaagtcacttttattgtcacatcaccacatgtgccttggtgagtgaaattcttTTGAGCTTGCCccagaaattgcagaaacaatGAACATATAACCATACAGACTTCAACAGGTGAAAATGTGCAATAAGCACATACATAGTGTAGTGGCAACGACATAACTAAGTAAATCGAACAAGTCACCTTGCAGGCACCATACATTCATGTGTTTGATTAGACATTAGGATTTTAATTCCACTCTGCTAATAAACGCTGAATATCTGAACAGCAAATTCTCTCACATGTTTCTACATGCATTCTTACTCATTCATTTAAAAGAGACTTTATGCCTGACTATGAAATAAacatactttcattaaaatatatctagtggattaaaacaacattaaaacatcATTGAGATTCTTGAGCTACACAATGATTTAAGCACAACAAAACTACAAGTGATTTAAGGTTTGTTCATCATTTAAACATTAGGGTCATGCTTTATTCTCTGACAGTACACCATGTTATGCAATTACACAATCATTTCAAtggtaataatatataattttgttataaatgaatgaaatttaattattaaGCACAAACGCAGTATTACTAGATTAGATATGACAAGAATATGTATGTTTGTTAATATAGCAATATAACAGtacattaaaataagaataaagttTATGTAAAGAAATGCATATTGTATAAGAATATGTTAAGCATAAGAATAATGTTAGTCTATAAAACTAATTTCAAGCATTTAAGCATAAGCACTGAGATCAAAGATTTTCAGGTTCATGAGAAACTATTCTGAAAGCATGATGTGCATCTATATAAGCACAATCAGTATGGGATTATTAACAGTATGgggttattaattaataatgagaCAGTTGCAGACTTGGCCAAACTTTTCATCGCTTCATCTTTACAAATGATCAGTTTGCCAAAGACACTCATAAACACAAATCACTGTGTTTCTGTGCACACGTCAGCATCGTTATCAGTATTGAGCTTATTTTCACTATAAGTTCTGACATCAGTAGGCGtgtttccattacagatttgcACAAAACTTTggcaatatattatacattttgataaaaaaaaaagttttgcgaAATGACAGTGTTTCCATTAACCAGTGTTATATGGCTGAAACGTAACCTTTTGGCTCTCGTGTCATGGCAACAGATTTTGATGGATTTTGTCTTTATATATTCAAAGGAGGCGTATGCATGTATCTTTACAGAAGTAGAGAGCCGCTTCAGAAACGTGTGTCGTGTGTCTAGaataaacacaagcattgactagAGTAGCCACAATCAGCTTTAGTGTCCACCGCAGATGTGTGTAGTGTAAAATGTCTAAGCTTTAATGTTAGTGAAAGCCCCTTATACTGAAGAGCAGCCACGTATGAAGTGTTTCTTGGAGGTTATAGTACACTGAAGAATGATCATATGAATTTTTACATACGCCATGTGACCTGTAAAtacgagaaaaaaaagaaaaaaaagtttccattGCAGTTTTGGGAATTATTCGATTCGATTATATGGGCATTTTTGCAAAATTGATGCGTTTCTATTAAAGTAGGTGTATTTTCAATTCGCGGTAATGAAAACTTGCCTAATGTTAACATTACGTGACTCTCCATTTCCAGCTTCTCCCCTCAATGTCACCGTCTTTACACAGTCTCTCATGTTTGCATTGGGATGGCGTTGTATGAAGGTCAGCCCAGAGTACTCTTCGATATCTTCAATAGTATTTCCACTATAGTCATCCAAGTTTTTAGATTGTGGTTCCTCATTGGGCATCATATAGCATTCTGGCTCTTCTACTGTCCCATCCGTATTCTCCACAATTATCACCTTAAAGAGGTGAGTTGGGATTAATTTCCCTTCCAAACGGTCAATCTCCTTGTTTTCTTCTGGCAGGTAAAGTGGTCCAGTGTACACATGGACATTGCAGTCCCTGTTTATCTGTAGCCTTCTACAATGCTTCTCCAGTTTCTTCCACATGCCCTGGTTTAATTTCTTATGCTGCGGTATAATGTTGCTGAACAAATAAGTGTCATTATATGCTTCCCGACACCACCTGTGATTGGCAGCTGCAGCCAGATGACCTTTGTGATAAACATCTCCAAATGATTTTATCTTTTTACAGTTGTCCTCTAAAGTTTCCCTGTTCAGTATCTCATACACCCATTCAGCATTATTGGTTTCATTGCTGAATGACATGGTGTAAGATTTTCTTTGTCTTATATCTGTAGCAGATGGAAGACCATCTATTAATTTATAGAGAGAGtcgacattttcaacatcttctGTAGGTGTATGTTCAGTGCCAAACATTTCTGTGACTGGGATACATATGTAGATGGATTCATCTTCTGGATGATTCTCTGCTTCTTCACTTTCTGATGCACTGGCATCAGTGCTGGACTGGTCATCGGGAGCACCGGGATCTTTCCTAGCGACCTTTCTCCCAGCAGGAAGTCCTGCCCCAGACCGGCCCTGACTGGCACTACTTGTTTGATTGAGACCACTTTTGGTTGATTTGTGATTTGCTCCAGAACCCTTTCTATCTTCTCCAGCAGCTTCCACTGTCTCCAGTTCATCACTACTTTGAGTTGATCTGTCTTCTGGGTTTCGTTTCATGCTTTCTGCTTTTCCACGAGCTTGATTAACATCAACAGTTGACCAAAGACCATCTTCCCCTCCTCCATTCTCTCTTTCAGCTTTTATTTGGTTTGGCTTATCTGTGAAATTCAACTTTTCATGGTTGTCAATGCTTTTCTGCTGCTCACAACATTTAATTATGGTAtccttattttctttcatttttggtgttttttcacAAGATTTCTTAGTTTCAGTCGTTGTATCATCATGATCCTCCTGTGCTGGATTTTGTTTACAGCCATCATAAACCAATCTTTTTAACGTCTGCAAAATTATCACATGAGcccagtgttttcttttttctgattttttatCCAtcctttgtgtttttccccaagcTCGTTTGATATCATCAGCTGACCAGTAATCACCATACTcatttttaatgtcatatttctcttcaatattgttttttgttttacgtAAGCTCTCAAACCTgttaaaaaatgacaacaaatctTTAGCTATGTCATCTAAAGTTACATCAGGTGGGTTTCTTCCCCCTTTCTCAAGAGTGGTTTTATTATTTCCATCAGATTCAGAAGTTTGATTTTGTACATTGAAAAAACCCATCGTGATGTGAGACTTAGGAACAAAGTTCAGGAATGAAGCACTTTTGACCAAATCTGCTGTAATTACTTCTTCAGTGTCTTCAAAGATCTTCTCTTCTTCCTGgataaaataatgtgaacacttCTGGTAAGAAAAACCTTTATGTCAAAAGTCTGCGGTTAAGTTGATTCAGTAGAGACAGAAAGAAATACTCACATCAACAGGTTTGTGATCTGATAAACAGAAACGTCTGCTTCTCTGATTTTATGTCAGTTCTGTTCTGCTCTGAACACAACAGACACACATattcaaaaaatacttttactgtAATGTGCTCTTATTTATGCAAACAGAGCTAACTCAGTttgttttgttgtagttttttactaagaacattgttttaataaaaactaaactcgAATACTTTATTAAGAAGGAAGTAATTCTGCAAAACCTGCTGTTAAAAAGGAAAAGTAATACTGAAGCAGTTGTTCATAGACAGTGAAATGCTTCATTTAAAAGAGAGGTAgttgtatatttgtataattatttgatcatttaatttttGATCACTATGTCACACTCTGAAATGATAAGCTTCTGTTCTGATCTGAAGTCTTGAAATGTCTTGTGTCCATCAGCTGTCACTTTCCTACCAGACGAGTGTAAGCAATCTGTGTTCAGTTTCTGTGCTTTTAGTTCCTGTTTCCTTGTTACCTTGTATCCTTCACCCTGTCTCGTtgtgttacattacattatatattgtgtTCGCTTTATGAGCAATCTCATTTATTAAACGTGTTTTTATCTGCATCAAGTAAAGCCAGCATGTGACACTTGTAATAGTTTTAGATAAGTATTAAAGCTTCTGAGTTCATAGTTGACTTGTAATGTAGATTAGGACTAGTGATGTTAAAATGGGTAAAGTTGATGGGGacgatgcatattactagcatattggttgtttattagtacttataaagcacatattaatgggttttctgcatgaccatattttagatccttaTTTTTATCCCAaacataaacttaacaactaccttaataactattaataagcagcaaattaggagtttattgagacaaaagtcataattaatagTTAGTGAAAACTATAAAGCTAAACTTAACTGTGACCTAAAAATATCTAGAACACAGTCTTGAGGTTAATTAGATCCTCAAGTGTTTAATAAagtgatgattgagcattagtgatgaacagctgctgttaacaagcagaataactaaaggaaagagaaacacaagaaatacaagTGTCTCCCaaacacagccttagatgaaatcaactgaaataaaatactgagatctcagcagaggatgattaaacaactccacaaacagcatcatcAGCTTCACGCTTTATTTCTGTCTGACATCTACAACAATTTGTACTGAGAATGAATTAACAGTCAGGGTGAATTAACATAATGAagaattattaacatattgaatAATTCATTAgtgatttttgtttgctttttgctgGGAACTTGTTTTCTCTGGTTGCTATTAatacttttaacatttattatgaaaagaaaaacCAAGAGAAAATGGGATCGTGTGACGTTGCTCACTTACTGATCAACATTTGAGACATTTTATATTGATTACATAACTTCCTGCAGAAATGCCCATATGGATGATGTGACaatgtgtttatttacattaTCAAACCTCTGTAACATAGACATTGtatctgtttattattaataataataatattttaataatactcttttttaaagacttttaaagcttttaagtatttatttttcacgTGAAGCTGTTCAGccgtatatatattatatataaaattgaacaaTGGTAGTTTTTATAGTCCAGAGGACTGAAATATATTCCTTACCTATCCTTGTCTGTCCTCCAGAAACACAGAAAATCACGTAACCTTTCTGTTTAGTTTTCACACACTGTCTTATACAGAAATATCAGCTGTGTTTCTGTTGTCAGCGTTCAACACCGAGAGTTATTCATATCTGTTCTTCAgtagatgatgataatgatgattgAGGAGTGTTTCAGGTGCGATGCTCTTTATTAAGTTCAGGGCGTCATGATGatgcatcctcctcctcctccggcGTTCATACTCACCGGTCTAGCTGTTGTGAGAATATCTGTTCCTTAGTTCCctagagtaataaaaaaaagatgtcaaacaaatcatcttattattattcatattgcaATATTTACTTGTGTATAATTGCATTTATGCTCAGAAATGTGTTTCATGTTCATAGTCATTGCTTGTATAAAGAACAAGTCGATCTTTTGTCGCTGTACAAGTTTTGCAGGTGACTGTGGAAAGCTGTTGTTACTCACCGCACACGTCTTTGAGTCACTGTGAAATGCTGGATGTCATTCATCATTACATTGCAGCAGTTTTGCTCTTTCTTCACACCAGAGCTGGGACAAGTCTATTAATTAATTGTCCTCGCTGAGACTTAAATTAAACTTCAGTGTATGTATTTCTGTCCGAAGCTGCTATGTTTGCACACATGCACTTTATTTAGTCTCATGTGAATGTGTATATCTTGTTAGTCTTTCTAAGACGTGAAAAGGCTTCATCTTGTGGCGGAAGTTGACAGAAAATGACATGTTTTCTTGAAAAGATTGGTAATGGAAGgaatatgaaattattaaatattcattttgcttcattcccattttattttacattcatacgTTGTAATCTGGAAATGTTGAGATGTCTTGTGTTTATGCTTTTAGGAAACAAAACGCTTCATAGAGAACTGgaacaaatgtgtttgtatttaagaGGCCAAGACATTGAATCATATGTTTCACAAAAATCACATGATTGTTCTGGACTTCAGTGATGATGTAACCAATCAAACTGTAGAAAGGGTTAATATAATTTGGTTATTTCTGAACATATCCTGTAATGTATAAAAGTGTGTGTATTCTTCTGGTCGTTGAGTTGCTCTGCTGTGTCTGAGTGACTCCGGGGCTTCATTCTGCATCAGAGATTCAAGCACACACCTGGGGCAATCaaaactttactttcactttcattttcatcaCGAGAATCACAAAGACCTGCTGCTGGTAAATGTTTGAAGAGGGTGGAACGGTTCCTGATCGTCTTGTTCACCGAGTCAGACAGGAGCATCAAGATTTCTTTAGGATGacattaaaaaatgcattcaaccTGAACACGAGAGAACACATCTATTGACAGCAAAACAACACATGACACATGACATTTATTGTTAGTGTTTGAAAGCTCACAGAGTTTATCCAGGGTCAGTCATGATCAAATctttcaaaaatgattttttcttCATATGCTAAAGATCCATAAGTTTGTGACTTAATTTACATCACTAAGCCAtacacagcattttgaacaaCAAGAGTGAGTCTTTCTTCACTTTACAgatttagaaaatacatttagaaaactaTACAGATATTTAGAAAACTTTATTGAATTTGTGAAGGGATTTTTTCTTTCAGATTTGGACAAAGTGcactcaaaattaattttaacaacaaaaaatagaAAGGAATCTCTCCAGGGTCTGTCACGATCAAAtctttgttaaaattatttctcACATGCTGAAGTCACAGCTATAAGCACACGTCTGTTGATTATGGTGCTGATTTGTAGACATTGTGACATGTGTCCCGAGCTctaatcagcgtcgccctggaaaccgagCAGTCACACCTGCTCCTGCtcgtcacgggctgagcggccacacCTGCGCACCATCAAGAGCTGCCATCTTAAGCACAACAAACGAACatagaggtgagagatgtctccacgAGACCCGGCTAAACCTATCTATCGGTCTTATTTACAGAGAGCAGTGTGTGACCGCCAGCCTCACCGCCACACGGGAGAGCACAACGGACCCACACCGCCACAGCGCACAGACCGAAGAGGAAGCCGAGCACCCTGCACCAAGCCACCTCACGCCACCGCCTTCTAcccaatatttattaataaaatccacccttcggggaattCACCTGCACCTCCTTGTCGTGCCCTTcttcaccccgccacactggtggagaattcGGGCAGGAGAGTTTAGAAGACACCGACGTCCCCTTCCCACGCGGTGTTTCCCCAGTTGGACTTGTGGCGCTCCTCCCCCGGCGATGGAAGAAATCTTGAAGCActtcaccgaggtgagcatccgccagcaacaaatTATAGAGCAAATTATGCCCAGCTCTTCAATGAGTGGGTCTTCGATCCACGGCAGCCGGCCCGAGCTCAAGCGGCCAACCTCTCCCGTCTCGCGCAGCACTGGTTACTGGCCGGGGGTCCCACTGCACACCAGGTAGCGGAGCGTGTCATCGTGGATCGCCTCCTGCGGGCCCTTCCCCGCCCGCTTCGTCAGGCAGCTGTGCTAGCGCTACCCATCATTGAGGTTCCCTTCGAGCGGATCGGGATGGACCTagtggggccgctgccgaagtccgcctGGGGGCACGAACACATACTGGTcatcgtggattatgccacccgctacccagaggccattcccctccTAAAAGCCACTACCAAAGCCATCGCCCAGGAACTCGTCATGCTGTGTAGTCGGGTCGGCATCCATCCCAGATACTGACTGACCAGGGCACACCGTTCATGTCCCGGATGATGGCAGACCTCTCCAAACTCctgaaggtccagcagctccgtAGCATGGTGTACCACCCCCAGACCGACGGGCTCGTCGAGCGGTTCAACCAGACCCTAAAGCAGATGCTGCGCCGAGTGACAGCCGAAGATAAAATGGACTGGGACAAGATGTTGCCAATACGTCCTCTTCGGTGTTCTGGAGGTCCCTCAGGGACCATCTCCCATCTTCAGAGTTTGTGTTGCTGGGTGATTTGAACTTGGACATGCTTAATGCACCGGCTGCTCTTCAATCTAGGATAGACGCTCTCAATCTTACACAAATCATGAATGAACCCACTAGATACAATCCTAAATCCGTAAATGCGGGTACTATCATAGATATCATTCTGACTAATATGCCCTCCAATTATACCTCCTCTGTTTTTAACCAGGATCGGAGTGATCACTGCATAATTGCCTGTGTTCGTAATGGGTTTGTGGTGAAACGATCACCCCTCATAACTGTCAAATGTTCTTTAAAACACTTCTGTGAACAGGCTTTTTTATTCGATCTGTCTCGGGTACCTTGGAATGGTATCAAACTCATTCCATCAGTAGATGATGCctggtttctttttaaaaatacttttttaactaTATTAAATAGGCACGCTCCTTTTAAAAAACTGAGAACCAAAAACAGGTATAGTCCTTGGTTTACCCCAGACTTGACTGCTCtaaatcaacaaaaaaac belongs to Carassius auratus strain Wakin unplaced genomic scaffold, ASM336829v1 scaf_tig00215466, whole genome shotgun sequence and includes:
- the LOC113094873 gene encoding endonuclease G, mitochondrial-like, whose protein sequence is MKRNPEDRSTQSSDELETVEAAGEDRKGSGANHKSTKSGLNQTSSASQGRSGAGLPAGRKVARKDPGAPDDQSSTDASASESEEAENHPEDESIYICIPVTEMFGTEHTPTEDVENVDSLYKLIDGLPSATDIRQRKSYTMSFSNETNNAEWVYEILNRETLEDNCKKIKSFGDVYHKGHLAAAANHRWCREAYNDTYLFSNIIPQHKKLNQGMWKKLEKHCRRLQINRDCNVHVYTGPLYLPEENKEIDRLEGKLIPTHLFKVIIVENTDGTVEEPECYMMPNEEPQSKNLDDYSGNTIEDIEEYSGLTFIQRHPNANMRDCVKTVTLRGEAGNGES